The window GTGATCGTCTGCTGGCTGCTGCTGCTGGCGGGCGCGGCGCTGATCGGGCGGGGGCTGTGGCTGCTGCTGGATCGCGTCGTCGGGACGCAGCCCAACCGCACGCGCATCGCGGCCCGGCTGGTGCTGATCCTGGTGCTCGGCGGCGTGCTTGGCCTGGGGCTGGCGGGCATCGCGACGGCGGCGCTGCTGCGGTAATCTCGCAGCGTTTGGTAGTGGCTTAAGAAATTGCGTGTATTCGTCGGGTACTTATGGCGTTAAATCAGTAAGAGCATCTGCGGGTGTACGAGTCGGCACAATCCCTATCAGTCGCGTCAAGTGCTCATGATCGAGGGTGATTAAGGTACAACTGGCTTGCAGCGCGACCGCACCATAGACGGCATCTGCTCCACGGAGTCCATGCTGAGCAGCTAACTGTGACGCTTGCTGAGCCACAGTAGCGTCGAGTGGAACAAATGTGACGTTGGGAAGATTACTAATCGCTGCTGCAAATGCCAATGCTTGTGCTGGATTATTCCGGCTACGGCTAACCGCTCCCGCAACTTCGGTAAGTACCAGAAATGGCACAATAACCGGCACGGCTTGATCTCTTAGGTATTCAAGCACGCGGCGGCTAATCTCATGTCCGGCTTCTCGCTGGTCGAAGCTATTCACCCAGACGCTTGCATCAACCGTGTACATCAGTTCACCGGCGCATCGATACGACCGCAGCGGTCAGTGTGGCTGATCCAGGTGTATCACTCGCCGCGATCGTATCACCAAGCCGAAACAGCTCTGTCCATGCCCGGTCGTACTCTGAGGATGAA of the Herpetosiphonaceae bacterium genome contains:
- a CDS encoding PIN domain-containing protein, coding for MYTVDASVWVNSFDQREAGHEISRRVLEYLRDQAVPVIVPFLVLTEVAGAVSRSRNNPAQALAFAAAISNLPNVTFVPLDATVAQQASQLAAQHGLRGADAVYGAVALQASCTLITLDHEHLTRLIGIVPTRTPADALTDLTP